The DNA region GGTGCGTCAGCCAGCAGGGGAGCTGCGGCAGCGCACTCGGGTCACCAGGCGCGGAGAAGTGGCTCCAGCGATAGTCGAACTCCGCCAGCTCGCTCGGCTGCCGCACGAGGGCGTCGAGGTCCACGCTGCGGCCGTCGATGCGGGGCGGGGTCCCCGTCTTGAAGCGCGCGACCGTGAGGCCGGCGTCCTCCAGCTGCTCCGCGAGGTGCGTCGTGGCACCCTCGCCCGCGCGGCCGCCGGCCATCGCCGTGGTCGTGCCGATGTGCAGCCGCCCGCGCAGGAAGGTGCCCGTCGTGATGACGACCGCGCGCGCGCCGATGCGGCGCCCCTCCAGCGTCTCCAGCCCGACGACGCGCGCGCCGTCGAAGACGAGCCGCGCGACGGTGCCCTGCAGCGTGACAAGGCCGGGCTGCGCCTCGAGGAGCGTGCGCACCGCCCGGCGATAGAGCCCGCGGTCGCACTGCGCGCGCGGCGACCACACGGCGGGGCCCTTCCCGCGGTTCAGCATCCGGAACTGCACCGTCGCGCGGTCCGTCGCGCGGCCCATCACGCCGCCCAGCGCATCGACCTCGCGCACCACGACGCCCTTCGCGACGCCGCCGATCGCGGGATTGCACGACATCTGGCCGATGGTCTCGAGCGCGCTCGTGACGAGCGCCGTGCGCGCGCCCAGCCGCGCGGCGGCGACGGCGGCCTCCACGCCCGCGTGCCCGCCGCCGATCACGACGACGTCGTACGTCTCCTCGAACGCTGCGCGCGCGTCGTTCATCGCCTCATGCGACTAAATGCGACTCCTCGCGGCGCAGCGCCGACCGGGCGCACGCCGTAGAATCAGCATATGCGATCCCCCCGCCGCCCCGCCACCGCCGCCGCGCTGGCCGCCCCGCTGGCCGCCGTTCTCGCCGGCGGCTGCGCGCCCGCCGCGCGCCCGTCCGGTGCGCCTGCCGCCGCCACGCCGGCGCCCTCCGCCGCCGCGCCGACGGCGAGCACGACGCTCACCGCCGACGAGACGCGCATGCGCGACGCCGTGCGCGCGCACTACGACGCCTCCATCGACCTGCTGGCGCGCGCCGTCGACATCCCGAGCGGCACGCACAACCTGGCCGGCGTGCGGCGCGTGGGCGACCTGTTCGCCACCGAGCTGCAGCAGCTCGGCTTCCGCACGCGCTGGGTCGACGCGCCCGCGGGCATGCGGCGCGCGGGGCACCTGGTGGCGGAGCACCCGGGGCAGGGTGCGCGGCTGCTGCTCATCGGGCACCTCGACACCGTGTTCGAGGGCGACGACCAGAAGTGGGTGCGCCAGGACACGATCGCGCGCGGCGCCGGCACCGGGGACATGAAGGGCGGCGACGTGGCGATGGTGCTCGCGCTGCGCGCGCTCAAGGAGGCCGGGCAGCTGGAGCGCATGCACGTCACCGTCATCATGACCGGCGACGAGGAGGCGCCCGGCCAGCCGATCGCGGCGGCGCGCACCACGCTCACCGACCTCGCGCGCGCGAGCGACGTCGCGCTGGCGTTCGAGGGCGGCTCGCGGTCGCAGATCTCGGTCACGCGCCGCGGCTCGTCGTCGTGGACGCTCGAGGTGAAGGCGCGCCAGGCGCACTCCGCGGGCGTCTTCTCGGAGGGCGCGGGCTACGGCGCGATCTACGAGGGCGCGCGCGTGATCGACGAGTTCCGGCGCACGCTCTCCGGCCAGCCGGGACTCACCTTCAACGTCGGCCTCGTGGGCGGCGGCACCGCGGCCGCCACCGACACGTCGCTGACGCGCATCACGTCCGAGGGGAAGACCAACATCATCGCGCCGACGTTCGTCGCGCGCGGCGATCTCCGCTTCCTGCGCGAGGCGCAGAAGGACTCCACGCGCGCCGCGATGCGCGCGATCGTCGCGCGGC from Roseisolibacter agri includes:
- a CDS encoding M20/M25/M40 family metallo-hydrolase, which produces MRSPRRPATAAALAAPLAAVLAGGCAPAARPSGAPAAATPAPSAAAPTASTTLTADETRMRDAVRAHYDASIDLLARAVDIPSGTHNLAGVRRVGDLFATELQQLGFRTRWVDAPAGMRRAGHLVAEHPGQGARLLLIGHLDTVFEGDDQKWVRQDTIARGAGTGDMKGGDVAMVLALRALKEAGQLERMHVTVIMTGDEEAPGQPIAAARTTLTDLARASDVALAFEGGSRSQISVTRRGSSSWTLEVKARQAHSAGVFSEGAGYGAIYEGARVIDEFRRTLSGQPGLTFNVGLVGGGTAAATDTSLTRITSEGKTNIIAPTFVARGDLRFLREAQKDSTRAAMRAIVARPLNGATSTITFTDGYPAMPATDAGARLVAAFDGTSRALGYGAVQAQDASSRGAGDVSFVAPFIPGMDGLGVSGRGAHSPQESVSLPSLRMAAERAAVLMSRLSREWPRRPAS